In Blautia sp. SC05B48, a single genomic region encodes these proteins:
- the sfsA gene encoding DNA/RNA nuclease SfsA, translating to MNYKNTIRGIFKDRPNRFIAHVQIGDQLETVHVKNTGRCRELLVPEAEVILEKSDNPARKTKYDLISVNKEGRWINMDSQAPNKAAEEWVAAGNLFPEKVTVRREKTYGNSRFDLYVESGKRKAFIEVKGVTLEENNIVRFPDAPTERGIKHLWELMHAAADGYEAYLLLVIQMKDVRYFEPNRETHPEFGETLKAAADAGVHILAYDCAVTEDSIKICDPIPVRL from the coding sequence AATTATAAGAATACGATCAGAGGTATATTCAAAGACAGACCTAACCGTTTTATCGCTCATGTGCAGATCGGGGATCAGCTGGAAACGGTCCATGTGAAGAATACAGGCAGATGCCGGGAGCTTCTTGTTCCGGAAGCAGAAGTGATCCTGGAAAAGAGTGATAATCCTGCCAGGAAAACGAAATACGATTTGATCAGTGTGAACAAGGAGGGCCGCTGGATCAATATGGATTCCCAGGCCCCAAATAAAGCAGCAGAAGAGTGGGTGGCAGCCGGAAATCTTTTTCCGGAGAAAGTGACTGTCAGGAGAGAAAAGACATATGGAAACTCCCGTTTTGACCTGTATGTGGAATCCGGGAAGCGAAAGGCTTTTATCGAGGTAAAAGGCGTCACCCTGGAAGAAAATAATATCGTGCGCTTTCCGGACGCACCTACAGAACGGGGGATCAAGCATCTCTGGGAGCTTATGCATGCAGCAGCTGACGGCTATGAGGCGTATCTTCTTCTGGTGATCCAGATGAAGGATGTAAGGTATTTTGAACCAAACCGGGAGACACATCCGGAATTCGGAGAAACACTTAAGGCGGCAGCAGATGCCGGTGTCCACATCCTGGCCTATGACTGTGCCGTAACGGAAGATTCCATAAAGATCTGTGATCCGATACCGGTAAGATTATAG
- the mutY gene encoding A/G-specific adenine glycosylase, with translation MPENIAEPLLKWYDKNKRILPWRDKDNAYYTWVSEIMLQQTRVEAVKPYFQRFIRELPDVAALAAAPEEKIIKLWEGLGYYSRVRNMQKAAVHVMEEYGGRIPEDFETLLSLKGIGRYTAGAIASIAYGKKVPAVDGNVLRVYARLTENRGDIMKQSVRKSVENDLTEQMSEDRPGDFNQAMMELGAVVCVPNGKAKCEECPLGHFCLARKHGTVEELPVKAPKKSRTTEQRTVLVIQDGAGTAIRKRPDTGLLAGLYELPNVEGHLTEKAALARVKAMGLEPLRIEALPDAKHIFSHIEWRMCAYRIAVSSLEEAPQGEFLFVDKSESDKKYAIPSAFRAYTRYMKEENT, from the coding sequence ATGCCTGAAAACATTGCAGAACCCCTTCTGAAATGGTACGATAAAAACAAAAGGATCCTGCCCTGGAGAGATAAAGACAATGCCTATTATACCTGGGTATCTGAGATCATGCTCCAGCAGACCCGGGTGGAAGCTGTGAAACCTTATTTTCAGCGCTTTATCCGGGAACTTCCGGATGTAGCAGCCCTTGCGGCGGCGCCGGAAGAGAAGATCATCAAGCTGTGGGAAGGCCTTGGCTATTACAGCCGTGTCCGCAACATGCAGAAAGCGGCTGTTCATGTCATGGAAGAATATGGAGGCAGGATCCCTGAGGATTTTGAGACACTTCTCTCGTTAAAAGGAATAGGAAGATATACGGCAGGTGCCATTGCGTCCATTGCCTACGGAAAGAAAGTCCCTGCAGTAGATGGAAATGTGCTGCGGGTATACGCAAGACTTACCGAAAACCGTGGAGATATCATGAAACAGTCTGTACGGAAATCGGTGGAAAATGACCTTACAGAGCAGATGTCAGAGGACAGACCCGGGGATTTCAACCAGGCTATGATGGAGCTGGGAGCTGTAGTCTGTGTTCCAAACGGAAAAGCAAAGTGCGAAGAATGTCCGCTGGGGCATTTCTGCCTTGCCAGAAAGCATGGCACTGTAGAAGAACTTCCCGTAAAAGCACCAAAAAAATCCCGAACGACAGAACAGAGAACAGTCCTTGTGATCCAGGACGGAGCAGGCACAGCAATCCGTAAACGTCCGGATACAGGACTTCTGGCAGGCCTTTATGAGCTTCCAAATGTGGAAGGCCATCTGACGGAGAAGGCAGCACTTGCCCGGGTAAAAGCCATGGGGCTGGAACCACTGCGGATCGAAGCACTGCCAGATGCGAAGCACATTTTTTCCCATATTGAATGGAGGATGTGTGCTTATCGCATCGCTGTATCCTCTCTGGAAGAAGCACCGCAAGGGGAGTTTCTGTTTGTGGATAAGAGTGAATCCGATAAAAAATATGCAATACCATCTGCGTTTCGCGCATACACCAGATATATGAAGGAGGAAAACACATGA
- a CDS encoding glycosyltransferase family 2 protein: MKLLSVAIPCYNSEAYMSKCINSLLIAGEEVEIIIVDDGSSDRTAEIADDYAEKYPTIVKVIHQENGGHGQAVNTGIKNATGLYFKVVDSDDWVNQDAYYEVLKTLYELTRGAETVDLLISNFVYEKQGATRKKVMQYRHCFPTNQIFGWDEVRHMKKGQYLLMHSMIYRTKLLHDCGMELPKHTFYVDNLFAFEPLPYVKNLYYLDVNFYRYFIGRDDQSVNEKVMIKRIDQQIRVNKLMVDAYLKANVSNRRLRAYMFSYLDIITTVSSIMLVRAATQECLDKKQELQDYIKDQNMGLYRKLRRSLFGRVSNLPGRGGRKMFVAAYKICQKFYGFN; this comes from the coding sequence ATGAAACTTTTGAGCGTAGCAATACCATGCTATAATTCAGAGGCTTATATGTCAAAATGCATCAATTCCCTGCTGATCGCAGGAGAGGAAGTGGAGATCATCATTGTAGATGATGGCTCGAGCGACCGTACTGCCGAGATCGCAGACGATTATGCCGAGAAATATCCAACTATTGTAAAAGTCATACATCAGGAAAATGGCGGCCATGGACAGGCAGTCAACACAGGAATCAAAAACGCAACAGGACTTTATTTCAAGGTTGTGGACAGTGATGACTGGGTAAATCAGGACGCCTATTATGAGGTCCTGAAAACACTTTATGAACTGACACGTGGGGCTGAGACTGTGGATCTTCTCATCAGTAATTTCGTTTATGAGAAGCAGGGAGCTACCCGCAAAAAGGTCATGCAGTACAGACACTGTTTTCCGACAAACCAGATTTTCGGATGGGATGAGGTACGCCACATGAAAAAAGGCCAGTATCTCCTTATGCATTCCATGATATACCGTACAAAACTTCTCCATGACTGTGGAATGGAGCTTCCGAAGCATACGTTCTACGTAGATAACCTGTTTGCGTTTGAGCCGCTTCCCTATGTGAAAAATCTCTATTATCTGGATGTGAATTTCTATCGGTATTTTATTGGAAGAGATGATCAGTCTGTCAATGAGAAAGTGATGATCAAGCGTATCGATCAGCAGATCCGTGTAAACAAACTGATGGTGGACGCTTATCTGAAGGCTAATGTGAGCAACCGCAGACTTCGTGCTTATATGTTCAGCTATCTGGATATCATCACAACCGTTTCTTCGATCATGCTGGTAAGAGCTGCAACGCAGGAATGCCTGGATAAAAAACAGGAGCTGCAGGATTACATCAAGGACCAGAATATGGGACTGTATCGGAAGCTTCGGAGAAGTCTCTTCGGAAGAGTGTCCAATCTTCCCGGAAGAGGTGGAAGAAAGATGTTTGTGGCAGCGTATAAGATCTGTCAGAAGTTTTATGGATTTAATTAA
- a CDS encoding phosphatase PAP2 family protein: MLSKIKKYRHGFIIAIYFVAYLILFGYLEHRPVRAYHVVHTVFDDMIPFCEIFIIPYLLWFPYVIMTVVYFLFRNKNKKEYFQLIFNLMMGMTVFLVVSYIYPNVQHLRPAVFPRSNIFTRLVAEIYRTDTPTNILPSIHVFNSLAVYFAIHHCQALKDRKWLRRGALILSVLIILSTMFIKQHSVIDVCLGTTLALFGHLLFYPQRVDDYEEQRSLSRMRKKKPEQNL, encoded by the coding sequence ATGTTGAGTAAGATAAAAAAATACAGGCACGGTTTTATCATAGCGATCTATTTCGTTGCCTATCTTATCCTGTTTGGATATCTGGAGCACCGGCCTGTACGAGCCTACCATGTTGTACATACTGTTTTTGATGATATGATCCCGTTCTGCGAGATTTTTATTATTCCGTACCTTTTGTGGTTTCCATATGTGATAATGACGGTTGTGTATTTCCTGTTTCGCAATAAGAATAAAAAGGAATATTTCCAGCTGATCTTCAACCTGATGATGGGAATGACGGTTTTCCTTGTTGTTTCCTACATCTATCCGAACGTTCAGCATCTCCGTCCTGCAGTATTCCCCAGAAGCAACATCTTTACACGACTGGTGGCTGAGATCTATCGGACAGATACTCCCACCAATATCCTGCCAAGTATCCATGTATTTAATTCCTTGGCTGTTTATTTTGCCATTCATCACTGCCAGGCACTAAAAGACAGGAAATGGCTCCGGCGAGGAGCTCTGATCCTTTCAGTTCTGATCATCCTGTCCACCATGTTTATCAAGCAGCATTCTGTGATCGATGTATGCCTTGGTACCACACTGGCACTGTTCGGCCATCTCCTGTTCTATCCACAGAGAGTGGATGACTACGAGGAACAGCGCTCCCTATCCCGTATGCGTAAGAAGAAGCCGGAACAGAATTTATAA
- a CDS encoding diacylglycerol/lipid kinase family protein: protein MYSFIVNPNSRSGEGRNVWNRLRSIMESQGISYQYFLTEYVGHATVLAQRISAAGTPEDPVTLVTVGGDGTIYEVLTGIIDLSSVVFGFIPVGSGNDFCRSMGLPFDPFEALRSILENRRTISMDVPVLHLGSHSYRFGISAGIGYDAAICQEVLITPGKKFLNRLHMGKLIYLMVALKQFLFLTPSPITLTLDGNKPQTFSRTWFAAVMNQKYEGGGFKFCPNASPEDGLLDVIVIEGISKLKMLFCLPSALWGKHTHIRGVHILQCRNVHITSAHSLPVHKDGESGGIQREFSVTIEKKPLKIIMPVL, encoded by the coding sequence ATGTATTCTTTTATTGTGAATCCCAATTCAAGATCCGGTGAGGGGCGTAATGTCTGGAACCGGCTTCGCAGCATCATGGAAAGTCAGGGGATCTCATATCAGTATTTTCTCACAGAATATGTGGGACACGCCACAGTACTGGCACAGAGGATCAGTGCCGCCGGAACACCGGAGGATCCGGTAACTCTGGTAACTGTAGGTGGTGACGGCACTATTTACGAAGTACTTACCGGGATCATTGATCTGTCTTCGGTTGTTTTTGGATTTATTCCGGTCGGGTCCGGCAACGATTTCTGCCGCAGTATGGGCCTGCCTTTTGATCCTTTTGAAGCGCTTCGCTCTATCCTTGAAAACAGACGGACCATTTCCATGGATGTTCCTGTGCTACATCTTGGCAGCCATTCCTACCGTTTCGGCATCAGTGCAGGAATAGGCTACGATGCAGCAATCTGTCAGGAAGTTCTGATCACACCTGGCAAAAAATTTCTCAACCGTCTCCATATGGGTAAACTCATTTACCTTATGGTGGCACTGAAACAATTTCTTTTCCTCACCCCGTCCCCGATCACGTTAACGCTTGACGGGAACAAGCCACAAACCTTCAGCAGGACCTGGTTTGCGGCTGTAATGAACCAGAAATATGAAGGCGGAGGCTTTAAATTCTGTCCGAACGCCAGTCCGGAGGATGGTTTACTGGATGTGATCGTTATTGAAGGAATCTCCAAGCTGAAAATGCTGTTCTGCCTGCCGAGCGCTCTCTGGGGAAAACATACCCACATTCGCGGTGTACATATTTTACAGTGCAGGAACGTACATATTACAAGTGCCCATTCCCTTCCTGTGCATAAAGACGGAGAATCCGGCGGAATCCAGCGTGAATTTTCTGTGACCATTGAAAAGAAACCTTTAAAAATCATAATGCCTGTGTTATAG
- a CDS encoding response regulator transcription factor, translating into MIYLVEDDESIRELVVYTLNSQGLEAQGFERPSLFWKALEKELPSLVLLDIMLPEEDGLSILKKIRIRPDVRKLPVIMLTAKGSEFDTVVGLDSGADDYIPKPFRMMELISRVRALLRRSEDNGAEEYRMENLYVCPGRHEVTVDQEPVNLTLKEYEMLCLLLKNSGTVLSRTQLLNQIWGYEFDGESRTVDVHIRTLRQKLGPAGDLVETVRGVGYKISGKCA; encoded by the coding sequence ATGATATATCTTGTGGAAGATGATGAAAGTATCCGTGAACTTGTTGTATATACATTAAACAGTCAGGGACTGGAGGCACAGGGTTTTGAAAGGCCGTCACTTTTCTGGAAAGCGCTGGAAAAAGAACTGCCTTCACTGGTGCTTCTGGATATTATGCTTCCGGAGGAAGACGGACTGTCTATTTTAAAAAAAATCCGTATCCGTCCGGATGTGCGGAAACTTCCGGTGATCATGCTTACTGCAAAAGGAAGCGAGTTTGATACCGTGGTAGGTCTGGACAGCGGTGCAGATGATTATATTCCGAAGCCATTTCGTATGATGGAGCTGATCTCCAGGGTACGTGCCCTTCTTCGGAGATCAGAGGACAATGGCGCAGAGGAGTATCGTATGGAAAATCTTTATGTATGTCCGGGAAGACATGAGGTAACTGTTGATCAGGAGCCTGTGAATCTGACACTGAAAGAATACGAGATGCTTTGTCTCCTTCTGAAAAACAGTGGTACGGTTCTTTCCAGGACACAGCTTTTAAATCAGATCTGGGGATATGAATTCGACGGAGAAAGCAGAACCGTAGATGTACATATCCGTACCCTTCGTCAGAAGCTTGGCCCGGCAGGAGATCTGGTGGAAACAGTTCGTGGAGTGGGCTATAAGATCAGCGGAAAATGTGCATGA
- a CDS encoding DNA topoisomerase III — protein MKSLVIAEKPSVARDIARVLHCSQKGNGTLEGKDYVVTWALGHLVTLADPEEYDKKYTKWELSTLPMMPEKMKLVVIRQTSKQYNAVKTQLYRKDIGEIIIATDAGREGELVARWILAKADCHKPIKRLWISSVTDKAIRDGFAHLKNGHDYDDLYRAAQARAEADWLVGMNGTRALTCKYNAQLSCGRVQTPTLAMIARREQEIREFKPEDYYGITLQAGNVRWTWRDGKSGSLRTFKKERAQEIQTKAGKSSLTITKVSRKPKKTYAPGLYDLTTLQREANQKYGFSAKETLNIMQRLYENHKVLTYPRTDSRYIGKDVVPTIKERLQACGTGPYRKLAGALANKPIQTSAGFVDDKKVSDHHAIIPTEQFVQLDHMTNEERKIYDMVVRRFLSVLYPPAVYEQVNMEGTAAGETFAASGRIVKSAGWREVYEGGWQDDEEEESGDKLKDQKLPELTEGQILTVEGAALTAGKTKPPARFTEATLLGAMENPIHFMESHDKKAVKTLGETGGLGTVATRADIIEKLFNSFMMEKRGNEIYITSKAKQLLELVPEELKKPELTADWEMKLSDIANGKLRQDKFLTGIREYACEIVDEIKSGQGTFRHDNMTNKKCPNCGKHLLAVNGKNAKMLVCEDRECGYRETVSRATNARCPKCHKRMEMLLKGKEETFVCQCGYKEKLSSFQARRAKEGAGVNKRDVQRYLKKQQKEANEPVNNAFAQALSGIKLD, from the coding sequence ATGAAATCATTAGTAATTGCGGAGAAGCCATCAGTTGCCAGAGACATTGCCAGAGTCCTCCACTGCAGTCAGAAGGGGAACGGGACCCTGGAAGGAAAAGACTATGTAGTGACCTGGGCCCTGGGACATCTGGTAACACTGGCAGATCCGGAAGAATACGATAAAAAATATACCAAATGGGAGCTTTCCACGCTCCCCATGATGCCGGAGAAAATGAAACTGGTGGTGATACGCCAGACCTCCAAGCAGTACAATGCGGTGAAAACCCAGCTTTACAGGAAGGATATCGGAGAGATCATCATTGCCACAGATGCCGGACGTGAGGGAGAACTGGTAGCAAGGTGGATCCTTGCAAAGGCAGACTGCCATAAACCTATTAAGCGTCTGTGGATCTCATCAGTAACGGACAAAGCGATCCGCGACGGCTTTGCCCACCTTAAAAACGGCCATGATTATGATGATCTTTACCGTGCGGCACAGGCCAGGGCGGAGGCGGACTGGCTGGTGGGAATGAACGGGACCAGAGCACTGACCTGTAAATATAATGCCCAGCTTTCCTGCGGACGTGTGCAGACCCCCACCCTTGCCATGATCGCAAGAAGAGAGCAGGAGATCAGGGAATTTAAGCCGGAGGATTATTACGGGATCACTCTGCAGGCAGGAAATGTACGCTGGACCTGGCGTGACGGAAAAAGCGGAAGCCTCCGTACCTTTAAGAAGGAGCGTGCCCAGGAGATCCAGACAAAGGCAGGAAAAAGCAGCCTTACCATAACAAAGGTTTCCAGAAAGCCGAAGAAGACCTATGCACCGGGGCTTTATGACCTGACTACTCTTCAGAGAGAAGCCAATCAGAAATACGGCTTTTCTGCAAAGGAAACTCTGAATATCATGCAGAGGCTCTATGAGAATCACAAAGTCCTTACCTACCCAAGAACGGATTCCAGATATATAGGAAAAGATGTAGTTCCTACCATTAAGGAACGTCTTCAGGCATGCGGGACAGGTCCTTATCGGAAACTTGCCGGTGCGCTGGCCAATAAACCGATCCAGACCAGTGCAGGCTTTGTGGATGACAAAAAAGTCAGTGACCATCATGCCATCATTCCTACAGAACAGTTTGTACAGCTGGATCATATGACCAATGAGGAACGGAAGATTTACGATATGGTAGTACGCCGTTTTCTGAGTGTGTTGTATCCGCCGGCTGTATATGAGCAGGTAAACATGGAAGGAACTGCAGCAGGAGAAACTTTCGCTGCAAGCGGACGTATTGTAAAAAGTGCAGGGTGGAGAGAAGTTTATGAAGGCGGCTGGCAGGATGATGAAGAAGAGGAATCCGGTGATAAGCTGAAAGACCAGAAGCTTCCGGAGCTTACGGAAGGTCAGATACTTACTGTGGAAGGCGCTGCTCTTACAGCAGGCAAAACAAAACCTCCTGCAAGATTTACAGAGGCCACGCTGCTGGGAGCCATGGAGAATCCGATCCACTTTATGGAAAGCCATGACAAAAAAGCAGTGAAAACACTGGGCGAAACCGGAGGTCTTGGAACGGTGGCCACAAGAGCCGATATTATTGAAAAGCTTTTCAACAGCTTTATGATGGAAAAAAGAGGCAATGAGATCTACATTACCTCCAAGGCTAAACAGCTTCTGGAGCTGGTTCCGGAAGAACTGAAAAAGCCGGAGCTTACCGCAGACTGGGAGATGAAGCTCAGTGATATTGCAAACGGAAAACTCCGTCAGGATAAGTTCCTCACAGGAATCCGTGAATATGCCTGCGAGATCGTAGATGAGATCAAAAGCGGACAGGGAACCTTCCGCCACGACAATATGACAAACAAGAAATGCCCTAACTGCGGCAAACATCTCCTGGCAGTCAATGGAAAGAATGCAAAAATGCTGGTGTGTGAGGACCGGGAATGCGGATACAGAGAGACAGTATCCAGAGCCACCAATGCGCGCTGTCCGAAATGCCATAAGCGTATGGAGATGCTTCTGAAGGGAAAAGAAGAGACCTTTGTATGTCAGTGTGGCTATAAGGAAAAGCTTTCATCCTTCCAGGCAAGACGAGCCAAAGAAGGTGCAGGAGTAAATAAGCGTGATGTGCAGCGTTACCTTAAAAAACAGCAGAAAGAGGCCAATGAGCCGGTGAACAATGCATTTGCACAGGCTTTGTCAGGAATTAAACTGGATTAA
- a CDS encoding DUF6483 family protein has product MQIRRPEKCVWQNRTAEREENDMGLQDDRMSGNIQDIARLITRLLLKGDMPQYTLPAAEADYTEADRLFKKVIGLADEGDINGAENELLMNMEDDDPDYLELALTFYLYLNDMDVDYLDDHDYSREEILDGLKSLAEDWGVTGLEALV; this is encoded by the coding sequence ATGCAGATACGTCGGCCGGAGAAATGTGTCTGGCAGAACAGGACAGCAGAAAGAGAGGAAAACGATATGGGATTACAGGATGATAGAATGTCAGGAAATATTCAGGATATCGCAAGACTGATCACAAGACTTCTTCTTAAGGGAGATATGCCGCAGTATACACTTCCCGCAGCAGAGGCAGATTATACAGAGGCAGACCGGCTTTTTAAGAAGGTTATCGGACTTGCTGATGAGGGTGACATCAACGGAGCGGAAAATGAGCTGCTTATGAATATGGAGGACGATGATCCGGATTATCTGGAGCTTGCCCTTACCTTTTATCTGTATCTCAATGATATGGACGTAGATTACCTGGATGATCACGATTATTCCAGGGAGGAGATCCTGGACGGGTTGAAAAGCCTGGCTGAGGACTGGGGAGTCACAGGACTGGAGGCACTTGTCTGA
- a CDS encoding YkgJ family cysteine cluster protein — protein MRREVTLEEISDGRLYEANDMVKADCQDCKGCFDCCTGMGDSVVLDPLDVWRLSQGLHLSVDQLLAGKIELGVTDGNILPHLRMTGAEERCVFLNGSGRCSIHSFRPGFCRLFPLGRYYEDGGFKYILQIHECKKTSRSKIKVRKWVDTPDFRNYEKFVCDWHYFLLDVQAVLYESEDSDLIRNLNMYVVNQFYRKPYDEKRDFYEQFYERLADGKELLSLGV, from the coding sequence ATGCGGCGGGAGGTTACCCTGGAGGAAATTTCCGACGGCCGTTTATATGAGGCAAATGACATGGTAAAGGCAGACTGTCAGGACTGTAAGGGCTGTTTTGACTGCTGTACGGGAATGGGAGATTCTGTTGTACTGGATCCGCTGGATGTATGGCGGTTAAGCCAGGGACTTCATTTAAGTGTGGACCAGCTTCTTGCCGGAAAAATAGAGCTTGGCGTCACAGACGGAAATATCCTGCCGCATCTTAGGATGACAGGGGCAGAGGAACGATGCGTATTTCTGAATGGCAGCGGAAGATGCTCCATCCACAGCTTCCGTCCGGGCTTCTGCCGTTTGTTCCCACTGGGAAGATACTATGAGGACGGTGGTTTTAAATACATCCTTCAGATCCACGAGTGCAAAAAGACCAGCCGCAGTAAGATCAAGGTCCGGAAATGGGTAGATACTCCGGATTTTCGAAATTACGAAAAATTTGTCTGTGACTGGCATTATTTTCTTCTGGATGTCCAGGCGGTTCTCTATGAGAGCGAGGACAGTGATCTGATTCGAAATCTGAACATGTATGTGGTGAACCAGTTTTACAGGAAGCCTTATGATGAGAAGCGGGATTTTTATGAGCAGTTTTATGAGAGACTTGCGGATGGAAAAGAGCTCCTGAGTCTTGGGGTGTGA
- a CDS encoding LysR family transcriptional regulator encodes MNLNQLTYFVTLAQIENYTRAAKRLDITQPSLSHAISNLEKELQVPLFERHGRNVTMTKYGEMFLKYVQDSLHILNLGVERIQEAARIPGGSISIGYIHTQGRRFIPELVRGFLNEQEGKKIDFRFQNAATGSLIRGLKEEKFDVIFCSRAEGEKEISFVPVSEEKLVAVVPENHALADRNSVTIKELGQYPQVTFTPASGLYFVIRELFEKEGLSPETAFEVEEDGALAGMVAEEFGVGIVPDVPVIHTLPVKILNIENLHCRRYIYMGMMKNRYPSALVEQFRDYICKHYRIYEVIQ; translated from the coding sequence ATGAACTTAAATCAGCTCACATATTTTGTGACTCTTGCCCAGATCGAAAATTATACCAGAGCAGCCAAGAGGCTGGACATTACGCAGCCGAGTCTGAGTCATGCGATCTCCAACCTTGAGAAGGAACTGCAGGTTCCCCTTTTTGAGCGCCATGGAAGAAATGTGACCATGACCAAATACGGGGAAATGTTTCTGAAGTATGTGCAGGACTCCTTACATATACTGAATCTTGGTGTGGAGAGGATACAGGAAGCGGCAAGGATTCCGGGAGGAAGTATTTCCATCGGGTATATCCATACCCAGGGACGAAGATTTATCCCGGAGCTTGTTCGAGGATTCCTTAATGAACAGGAAGGGAAGAAGATTGATTTCCGTTTTCAGAATGCAGCTACAGGAAGTCTGATCCGTGGTCTGAAGGAAGAGAAATTCGATGTGATCTTCTGTTCCAGGGCAGAGGGAGAGAAGGAGATCAGCTTTGTGCCGGTGTCAGAAGAAAAGCTGGTGGCTGTAGTGCCTGAGAACCATGCTCTTGCAGACAGAAATTCAGTGACCATAAAAGAACTGGGGCAGTATCCGCAGGTGACCTTTACCCCTGCAAGCGGATTGTATTTCGTGATCCGGGAGCTTTTCGAAAAAGAAGGACTTTCACCGGAGACGGCCTTTGAGGTAGAAGAGGATGGTGCACTGGCAGGTATGGTGGCGGAGGAATTTGGTGTTGGCATTGTGCCGGATGTACCGGTGATCCATACACTTCCTGTGAAAATCTTAAATATCGAGAATCTTCACTGCCGTCGATATATATATATGGGAATGATGAAAAACCGGTATCCAAGTGCGCTTGTGGAGCAGTTCCGGGATTATATATGCAAGCATTACCGGATTTATGAAGTGATACAGTAG
- a CDS encoding shikimate kinase, which translates to MNQLEVLRESLGQCDEIILDALLMRNRIVEDIMVYKEANDLPVLQPEQEAKQKGWLEARMEGRRHKKEVNDVFASIIQNSKRIQSRNLFNYNIFLIGFMGAGKSTISDYLKNVLAMDVVEMDQCIVERQEMSISDIFETYGEEYFRELETNLLIEMQSRSNVVVSCGGGVPMRDRNVVEMKKNGRVVLLTAKPETILERVKDNHDRPLLENNKNVSFIADLLEKRRAKYEAAADIVVETDGKSELEICEEMIHRLREAESNK; encoded by the coding sequence ATGAATCAGTTAGAAGTATTAAGAGAAAGCCTTGGACAGTGCGATGAGATCATACTGGACGCACTCCTTATGAGAAACAGGATCGTAGAGGACATCATGGTATACAAGGAAGCAAATGATCTTCCGGTACTTCAGCCGGAACAGGAGGCGAAGCAGAAGGGATGGCTGGAAGCCAGAATGGAAGGCAGACGTCATAAGAAAGAGGTCAATGATGTTTTTGCAAGTATCATCCAGAACAGTAAGAGAATACAGTCCAGAAATCTTTTCAATTATAATATCTTCCTGATCGGATTTATGGGAGCCGGTAAATCTACGATCTCTGATTATCTCAAGAATGTTCTTGCTATGGATGTTGTGGAGATGGATCAGTGTATCGTGGAGAGACAGGAAATGAGTATTTCCGATATCTTTGAGACCTACGGTGAAGAGTACTTCCGTGAGCTCGAGACAAATCTTCTGATCGAGATGCAGTCCAGATCTAATGTTGTGGTATCCTGTGGCGGTGGTGTTCCGATGCGGGACCGCAATGTTGTCGAGATGAAAAAAAATGGCCGTGTTGTACTTCTGACTGCAAAGCCGGAAACTATCCTGGAACGTGTAAAGGATAATCATGACCGTCCGTTACTTGAGAACAACAAAAATGTTTCATTTATCGCTGACCTGTTGGAAAAACGTCGCGCGAAATATGAGGCAGCAGCAGATATAGTTGTTGAGACAGACGGAAAGAGTGAGCTTGAGATCTGCGAGGAGATGATCCACAGACTTCGTGAGGCAGAGTCAAATAAATAA